In Saccharicrinis fermentans DSM 9555 = JCM 21142, a genomic segment contains:
- a CDS encoding glycoside hydrolase family 127 protein, giving the protein MDKIMLLVLSLVVLHAASAQQKGIVNNANSPYVKLKSIDMGDCIWTEGFWADKFKAATESMVPYMGEVLCGDTGHALNNFKIAAGEKEGHHHGMRWHDGDFYKYMEAVSYVYAQTKDKKLLKELDEYIRIIGKAQEEDGYLQTQIQLNPEVDRYDNRKYHEMYNTGHLLTSACIHYRVTGQRNFLDIAIKHADYLYTIFMPEDKKYGRFGFNQTQIMGLVELYRTVGDQRYLKLAEKFINNRGKYRVEETPATEGYPIGDMVQEYTPLRKEDEAVGHAVLALYFYAGAADVYSETGEKALLDALDRLWENVTDKKMYVTGAVGQTHYGASTNRQMIEEGFIDEYMMPNMTAYNETCANICNSMFSKRMLDIHGESKYADIMELVMYNSGLSGISLDGKNYYYANPLRVIDGARDYSKMNTEFPERQPYLECFCCPPNLVRTVSKLSGWAYSKTANGIAVNLYGGNKLNTKLLDGSELKITQVTKYPWEGRIKLTIDKCKKGAFDITLRIPNWARGTRITVNNMDAGIDVKEGKFAVVNRAWKKGDEVVIDMPMNINLVEGHSRIEEVRNQVAIKRGPIVYCIESPDLPQGTDIVDVYLNGEVPQKAVFNSDLLGGVTTVEAALLLRKDSNKEKMYKTVRKPVFESYKTRLVPYFSWSNRGRSEMTVFMPVVW; this is encoded by the coding sequence ATGGATAAAATAATGTTATTGGTGTTAAGCCTAGTTGTTCTTCATGCTGCATCGGCGCAACAAAAAGGGATTGTTAATAATGCAAATAGTCCTTATGTAAAATTAAAAAGTATTGACATGGGCGATTGTATCTGGACCGAAGGTTTTTGGGCAGATAAATTTAAAGCCGCAACAGAAAGTATGGTTCCATATATGGGCGAAGTATTGTGTGGAGATACAGGACATGCTTTAAATAATTTTAAAATTGCAGCTGGTGAAAAAGAAGGTCATCACCATGGAATGCGATGGCACGATGGTGATTTTTATAAATATATGGAAGCGGTGTCGTATGTATATGCGCAAACAAAAGATAAAAAATTACTGAAGGAGTTGGATGAATATATACGTATTATTGGTAAGGCTCAGGAAGAGGATGGATATTTACAGACACAGATTCAGTTAAATCCCGAAGTAGATCGTTACGATAATCGTAAGTATCATGAAATGTATAATACCGGGCATCTGTTAACAAGTGCTTGTATTCATTATCGTGTCACTGGTCAGCGTAATTTCTTAGATATAGCCATAAAACATGCTGACTATCTATATACTATTTTTATGCCTGAGGATAAGAAATATGGTCGTTTTGGTTTTAATCAAACGCAAATTATGGGACTTGTTGAGTTGTATCGTACGGTGGGAGATCAAAGATATTTGAAATTAGCAGAAAAATTTATTAATAATCGAGGTAAGTATAGAGTAGAAGAAACACCAGCTACAGAAGGATATCCTATTGGTGATATGGTGCAGGAATATACACCTTTGCGCAAAGAGGATGAAGCAGTAGGGCACGCAGTTTTGGCTTTGTACTTTTATGCCGGAGCTGCTGATGTTTATTCCGAAACAGGTGAGAAAGCGTTGCTAGACGCTTTGGATCGTTTATGGGAAAATGTCACAGATAAAAAAATGTATGTAACTGGTGCTGTTGGACAAACTCACTATGGTGCCTCAACAAACCGACAGATGATAGAGGAAGGTTTTATTGATGAATATATGATGCCCAATATGACAGCTTACAATGAAACGTGTGCTAATATTTGTAATTCTATGTTTAGTAAGCGTATGTTGGATATTCATGGAGAGTCAAAATATGCCGATATTATGGAACTCGTAATGTATAATAGCGGTCTTTCTGGTATAAGTCTTGACGGTAAAAATTATTATTATGCGAACCCTTTACGCGTTATTGATGGAGCAAGAGATTATAGTAAAATGAATACTGAATTCCCTGAACGTCAGCCTTATTTAGAATGTTTCTGTTGCCCTCCAAATTTAGTTCGTACTGTAAGTAAATTATCCGGTTGGGCCTATAGTAAAACGGCCAATGGTATTGCTGTTAATTTATATGGAGGAAATAAGTTGAATACGAAGTTATTAGATGGTTCTGAATTAAAGATTACACAAGTTACTAAATATCCATGGGAAGGTCGTATTAAATTAACGATTGATAAATGTAAAAAAGGTGCATTCGATATTACGCTACGAATTCCTAATTGGGCGCGTGGAACACGTATTACGGTAAATAATATGGATGCAGGTATTGATGTGAAAGAAGGAAAATTTGCTGTTGTCAATAGAGCTTGGAAAAAAGGCGACGAGGTAGTAATCGATATGCCTATGAATATAAACCTTGTTGAAGGCCACTCTCGTATAGAAGAGGTACGCAATCAAGTAGCTATTAAACGTGGACCGATAGTTTATTGTATAGAATCTCCCGACCTTCCCCAAGGAACGGATATTGTAGATGTTTATTTAAATGGTGAAGTACCTCAAAAAGCAGTTTTTAATAGTGATCTACTTGGGGGTGTTACAACCGTTGAAGCTGCGCTATTATTGAGAAAGGATAGTAATAAAGAAAAGATGTACAAAACAGTTCGCAAACCGGTTTTTGAATCATATAAAACAAGGCTGGTACCCTATTTTTCATGGAGCAATAGAGGACGGTCAGAAATGACTGTGTTTATGCCTGTTGTATGGTAA
- a CDS encoding glycoside hydrolase family 127 protein, producing the protein MKKIWMAMGAFIFMGSTIAQKQGIINNGDSPYVQFKSINISDCQWTSGFWADKFKVCEETMVPHMGDILTGDVGHALNNFKIAAGILDGDHQGMNWHDGDFYKWMEAAMYIYAHNKDAAILKQLDEYIDIIGKAQQSDGYLQTQVEVKGLKRFGNRQYHELYNAGHLYTSACIHHRVTGQTNFLDIAVKNADYLYKLFMPQPDSLKRFGFNQTQIMGLVELYRTTHDKRYLELAELFINMRGKSKVKPDEHANYKHIGDMVQERRPLRKETEAVGHAVLALYYYAGAADVYAETGERELIDALDRLWENVVNKKMYITGACGQTHHGVSSRVDMVHEGFINEYMMPNATAYNETCANICNAMFSYRMLGVHGQAKYADIMELVMYNSALSGISIEGKDYFYTNPLRKTHYHTDYSSTESANREPYIECFCCPPNLVRTIAKLSGWAYSLCDNGLAVNLYGGNRLNTRLLDGSKIQLRQETQYPWNGDVKITVDQCKKEAFQILLRIPGWAKGSKIQVNGKYIDKKVNPGTYLKLERNWKKGDVVTVSMPMNVQLMEGNPRIEEVRNQVAVKRGPVVYCIESPDLPEDTEILDVYLPRDNDFVPEYKSDFLGGLTTIQTHLKLRKDKKQGMYRQLVSPEWETVKTQLIPYFSWSNRGTSEMSVWLPIIWE; encoded by the coding sequence ATGAAAAAAATATGGATGGCTATGGGTGCTTTTATTTTTATGGGGAGCACTATAGCTCAAAAGCAGGGCATCATAAATAATGGAGACAGTCCTTATGTGCAATTTAAAAGCATCAATATATCCGATTGCCAATGGACCAGTGGTTTTTGGGCCGACAAATTTAAAGTCTGTGAGGAAACCATGGTTCCTCATATGGGTGATATTTTGACTGGAGATGTAGGGCATGCTCTTAATAATTTTAAAATTGCTGCAGGAATACTGGACGGAGACCACCAGGGCATGAACTGGCATGATGGGGATTTTTATAAATGGATGGAAGCTGCTATGTACATTTATGCCCATAACAAGGATGCAGCTATTCTGAAACAATTGGATGAATATATCGACATAATAGGCAAGGCTCAACAAAGTGATGGTTATCTACAAACTCAGGTTGAAGTAAAGGGTTTGAAGAGATTCGGTAACCGTCAATATCATGAATTATACAATGCTGGACATTTATATACAAGTGCTTGTATTCATCATCGCGTAACAGGCCAAACAAACTTTTTGGATATTGCGGTGAAAAATGCAGACTATTTATATAAATTATTTATGCCGCAACCAGATAGCTTAAAGCGTTTTGGTTTTAATCAAACTCAAATCATGGGATTGGTAGAGTTGTATCGCACCACACATGATAAAAGGTATCTCGAATTGGCGGAATTGTTTATTAATATGAGGGGTAAATCAAAAGTAAAACCTGATGAACATGCTAATTATAAGCATATTGGTGATATGGTTCAGGAACGAAGGCCCTTACGAAAAGAAACAGAAGCGGTGGGACATGCTGTTTTAGCTCTTTACTATTATGCTGGAGCTGCAGATGTGTATGCCGAGACAGGTGAGAGGGAATTGATTGATGCGTTGGATCGATTATGGGAAAATGTAGTGAATAAAAAGATGTATATAACAGGTGCATGCGGACAAACGCATCATGGAGTGTCTTCGCGTGTAGACATGGTGCATGAAGGTTTTATTAATGAATATATGATGCCCAATGCTACAGCTTACAACGAAACTTGTGCTAATATTTGTAATGCCATGTTTAGCTATCGTATGCTGGGAGTCCATGGTCAGGCTAAGTATGCGGATATTATGGAGCTAGTTATGTATAATAGTGCTCTTTCTGGTATTAGCATTGAGGGAAAAGATTATTTTTATACGAATCCATTACGAAAAACGCATTACCATACAGATTATTCGTCTACAGAATCTGCGAACCGTGAGCCATATATCGAATGCTTTTGCTGTCCTCCAAATCTTGTTCGTACAATTGCTAAACTATCGGGGTGGGCCTATAGTTTATGTGATAATGGTTTAGCTGTTAATCTTTATGGAGGTAATAGGTTGAATACTCGATTGCTAGATGGTTCAAAAATTCAATTAAGGCAAGAAACGCAATATCCTTGGAATGGTGATGTAAAGATAACGGTTGATCAATGTAAAAAAGAAGCTTTTCAGATATTGTTAAGGATACCAGGATGGGCCAAAGGTTCAAAAATACAGGTGAACGGAAAGTATATTGATAAGAAAGTAAATCCAGGTACTTATTTAAAGTTGGAACGGAATTGGAAAAAAGGTGATGTTGTAACTGTTTCGATGCCTATGAATGTTCAACTTATGGAGGGAAATCCACGAATAGAAGAGGTGCGTAATCAGGTTGCTGTAAAACGTGGACCCGTGGTCTATTGTATTGAATCGCCCGACTTACCAGAAGATACAGAAATTCTTGATGTGTACTTGCCGCGGGATAATGATTTTGTTCCAGAATATAAATCTGATTTCTTAGGGGGTTTAACCACTATTCAAACACATTTAAAGTTACGTAAGGATAAAAAACAGGGAATGTATCGTCAGTTGGTCTCACCTGAGTGGGAGACTGTGAAAACGCAGTTAATTCCTTATTTTTCTTGGAGTAATCGTGGAACTTCCGAAATGTCTGTATGGTTACCTATCATTTGGGAATAA
- a CDS encoding sulfatase codes for MKLQIASLFLIFVLFACVQVKQEDKKKPNILFLAVDDLRPELGCYGSPVARSPNIDRLASEGLLFKRAFCQQAICGPSRASLMSGVRPESLGVLHNYTLLRQSDMPNVITLPQYFRNNGYETVYCGKIFHGDDALDTLSWSREPARDAPAVKKLPKPVTFALKEDIEIQKADRKVMFAKYGEQAKYGLASGPAFESADVPDQTYHDGYNTDLAIATLKDMLAKNPDKPFFLGLGMKKPHLNWVAPQKYWDMYDTVDIVNAMQTKAPQGSAAMGLHASFELRVRSGIPKEGELGAALSSKCTHAYLACVSYIDAQIGRMVKAIEEAGVRENTIIILWGDHGWHLGDMGIWGKATNYEIATRVPMIICVPEMSDKVRGKSTNALVELVDVYPTLCELAGLDLPTHLDGQSYVPLLKEPDLKWKNAVFSQFPTPALREWGAIPLRPGMRETFFGPLISKVEKRIKEQVGVQWDRELFENYMMGYAMRTDRYRMILWKDRRKQDAPPVFVELYDHCKDPLETKNIADREPQLVQRLINESKGGWNEKSAMSH; via the coding sequence ATGAAGTTACAAATAGCAAGCCTTTTTTTAATTTTTGTGCTTTTTGCATGCGTTCAAGTAAAGCAAGAAGATAAGAAAAAACCTAATATTTTATTTTTGGCGGTGGATGATTTACGCCCAGAACTAGGTTGTTATGGTTCGCCTGTTGCTCGGTCTCCTAATATAGATAGATTGGCTAGTGAAGGTTTATTGTTTAAAAGAGCCTTTTGTCAACAGGCTATTTGCGGTCCTTCGCGTGCCAGTCTAATGTCGGGAGTGCGTCCTGAATCATTAGGCGTTTTGCATAACTATACCTTATTGCGTCAGAGTGATATGCCCAATGTCATTACTCTTCCACAGTATTTTCGTAATAATGGTTATGAAACGGTTTATTGTGGGAAAATTTTTCATGGTGATGATGCTTTGGATACTTTGTCGTGGAGCAGAGAACCAGCTAGAGATGCTCCGGCTGTGAAAAAATTACCTAAACCGGTTACCTTTGCATTGAAGGAAGATATTGAAATACAAAAGGCAGACAGAAAAGTAATGTTTGCTAAGTATGGTGAGCAAGCCAAATATGGATTGGCAAGTGGCCCGGCTTTCGAATCTGCAGATGTGCCTGATCAAACCTATCATGATGGGTATAATACTGATTTGGCTATAGCTACTTTAAAGGATATGTTGGCTAAAAATCCGGATAAACCCTTTTTTTTAGGTTTAGGAATGAAAAAACCTCATTTAAATTGGGTGGCTCCTCAAAAGTATTGGGACATGTATGATACGGTGGATATTGTTAATGCAATGCAAACCAAAGCGCCCCAAGGAAGTGCCGCTATGGGATTGCATGCTTCTTTTGAGTTACGTGTTCGATCTGGTATTCCTAAAGAGGGGGAACTAGGAGCTGCTTTGTCTAGTAAATGTACACATGCTTATCTGGCCTGTGTTAGTTATATAGATGCCCAGATTGGTCGTATGGTCAAAGCCATTGAAGAGGCTGGTGTTCGTGAAAATACTATTATTATATTGTGGGGAGATCATGGTTGGCATTTGGGAGATATGGGTATTTGGGGTAAGGCAACGAATTATGAAATAGCAACCCGGGTGCCTATGATTATATGTGTGCCTGAAATGTCAGATAAAGTACGTGGTAAATCAACGAATGCACTTGTAGAATTGGTTGATGTTTACCCTACTCTTTGTGAGCTGGCAGGGCTGGATTTGCCTACACATCTGGATGGGCAGAGTTATGTTCCGTTATTAAAGGAACCAGACCTGAAATGGAAAAATGCAGTATTTAGTCAGTTTCCAACGCCTGCTTTACGAGAATGGGGAGCCATTCCGTTACGACCTGGAATGAGAGAAACCTTTTTTGGCCCCCTGATTTCTAAAGTTGAAAAGCGCATAAAAGAACAAGTAGGTGTTCAGTGGGATCGTGAATTATTTGAAAATTATATGATGGGGTATGCTATGCGTACTGATAGGTATCGTATGATTTTATGGAAAGATCGCAGAAAACAGGATGCACCACCCGTGTTTGTAGAATTATATGATCATTGCAAGGATCCTTTGGAAACTAAAAATATTGCGGATCGTGAACCACAACTGGTTCAAAGGTTGATAAATGAATCTAAAGGAGGGTGGAATGAGAAGTCTGCAATGTCCCATTGA
- a CDS encoding FAD-dependent oxidoreductase, which produces MKRRDFFRKSAASALGASLVPSVVNAAGLGPIKPDRTIDNWLSMGTGEMREPTRKKEVTYGVAVLGGGLAGMCAAVAAARNGAKVVLVQDRPVLGGNASSEMRVHVNGVTHLKPDNFPERETGIIEEILLHNRFFNPQESFAVWDHVLYDFIYQEDNIDLMLNTQATRAIMSGDKIASAHCWQITTETEYIIHAKQFIDCSGDGLLAASAGALYRTGREASSEFGEKYAPKVADGWQMGATLLMLSKDMGKPVFFDPPSYTIKYDAEKSHPKRNFKAYQDGIWWVEVGSDDDIIGEREIIRHKLMGYMYGVWDYIKNSGKFPEAENLALDWVGSIPGMRESRRFIGDYILSEKDLLGHTHFSDAVAYGGWSLDEHNPGGIENLKEPPSYFHERFSEVYEIPYRSLYSKNISNLFFAGRNISQTHIALSSTRVMATCALMGHAVGIAAAMCVQKNIFPRDITHQYMNELQEKLLREDAFIPNRPARDINDLAKKSALVFASSTSSGDVSLLLDGISRDFNNEVHHWQSDGLPAEVQLEWKNPVTISTVEIKCDTNLRRNIMMRKDSKVSDSFWNDIPKELIKSLELVVRVSGEWIRVGSLNKNMKRLIKFNFDTVKVTAVRIILNDTYGVRNAKLFEIRCYR; this is translated from the coding sequence ATGAAACGTAGAGATTTTTTCAGAAAAAGTGCAGCTAGTGCTTTGGGAGCTAGCCTTGTGCCAAGCGTTGTGAATGCAGCAGGGCTTGGACCTATAAAGCCTGATAGAACAATTGATAATTGGCTGAGTATGGGTACTGGAGAAATGAGAGAACCCACAAGAAAGAAAGAGGTGACTTATGGTGTGGCAGTATTGGGTGGTGGATTAGCAGGAATGTGTGCAGCTGTGGCAGCCGCTAGGAATGGAGCAAAAGTTGTCTTGGTACAAGATCGGCCAGTGCTTGGAGGAAATGCATCTAGTGAAATGAGGGTACATGTTAATGGAGTTACTCACTTAAAACCAGACAATTTCCCAGAACGTGAAACCGGGATCATTGAGGAAATATTGCTTCATAATCGTTTTTTTAATCCACAGGAATCTTTTGCCGTATGGGATCATGTGTTATATGACTTTATTTATCAGGAAGATAATATTGATCTAATGCTGAATACGCAAGCAACAAGAGCCATTATGTCAGGTGATAAAATTGCGTCGGCGCATTGTTGGCAAATTACCACGGAAACAGAATATATTATACATGCGAAACAATTTATTGATTGTTCCGGGGATGGCTTGCTGGCAGCTTCGGCTGGAGCATTGTATCGAACAGGTAGGGAGGCATCCTCTGAATTTGGGGAGAAATATGCTCCCAAAGTGGCCGACGGCTGGCAAATGGGGGCAACTCTTCTGATGTTATCAAAAGATATGGGTAAACCAGTTTTTTTTGACCCCCCTTCCTATACTATAAAGTATGATGCCGAAAAATCGCACCCCAAGCGTAACTTTAAAGCTTATCAAGATGGAATATGGTGGGTAGAGGTAGGTAGTGATGATGATATCATTGGTGAGCGAGAAATTATTCGACATAAATTAATGGGATATATGTATGGCGTTTGGGATTATATTAAAAATTCTGGTAAGTTTCCTGAAGCAGAGAATTTAGCATTGGATTGGGTAGGTTCCATCCCAGGTATGCGTGAATCCAGAAGGTTTATTGGTGATTATATTCTGTCAGAAAAGGATTTGCTTGGGCATACACATTTTTCAGATGCAGTGGCTTATGGGGGATGGTCGTTAGATGAACATAATCCCGGTGGAATTGAAAACTTGAAGGAACCTCCTAGTTATTTTCATGAAAGGTTTTCAGAAGTATATGAGATTCCTTACCGAAGCCTATATTCTAAAAATATTTCAAACCTGTTTTTTGCTGGTAGAAATATCAGTCAAACACATATTGCCTTATCTTCCACAAGAGTAATGGCTACTTGTGCTTTGATGGGGCATGCGGTGGGTATTGCAGCAGCTATGTGTGTGCAAAAAAATATTTTTCCGCGCGATATAACACACCAATATATGAATGAACTACAGGAAAAACTATTAAGAGAGGATGCATTTATCCCCAATCGGCCTGCTAGAGATATTAATGATTTGGCCAAAAAATCTGCGCTAGTTTTTGCTTCTTCTACGTCATCAGGAGATGTGAGCTTATTATTGGATGGAATATCGCGTGATTTTAATAATGAGGTGCATCACTGGCAATCTGATGGGCTACCAGCAGAGGTTCAATTGGAATGGAAAAATCCAGTTACTATTTCAACTGTAGAAATTAAATGTGATACCAATTTGAGACGTAATATAATGATGCGTAAAGATTCTAAAGTGAGCGATTCTTTTTGGAATGATATTCCCAAAGAACTTATTAAATCGCTTGAACTCGTGGTACGAGTTAGTGGAGAATGGATACGTGTTGGATCTCTCAATAAAAATATGAAACGATTGATTAAATTTAATTTTGATACAGTAAAAGTTACTGCTGTTCGAATTATATTAAATGATACTTATGGAGTAAGAAATGCCAAATTGTTTGAGATTCGATGCTATCGTTAA